DNA from Phragmites australis chromosome 16, lpPhrAust1.1, whole genome shotgun sequence:
CACACACCGAAAGCATCGACAGGACGTGAAAGTGACATGATGTActgaattcggcaactgaggtgccgaatacggcactgtgggctgtattcggcacctcagttgccgaatacagcagagtacagggtgtattcggcaactgaggtgccgaatacagcccacagtgccgtattcggcacctcagttgccgaatacggtgttttcggattttcagtttccgaaattcaaatttcagtatttgagataccgaatacgagtgctagatttgcaaatacgtcgacatgttatctattttcgcaaatacggtcgcgtatgttgtctaaatttccaaatttgccCCTAATCCTCGTCGGACTGAACTTCCGCTTGCCGGTTAGTACTCCCTCTTCAGTCTATGCGGAATTGGGGCCGGAATCCGTTCGAGGGTCGGAGGATCTCCTTTCTCGGAATCCGGAATCCTCGTCGGACTGAAGCAAGTCTGTGGGTTCTCGCAGCGACAATTTTGAGTCCAAGTTCGAATCTTTCACGGAGCCAGGTATCGTTCTGAACTCGGATCTCCTTTCACCTACTCGGATTAGGAGTTTAGGAGGGTGGCGTCGGTTGGTGATCTATATTAGTGCAGCCAGGAGCCCGCCCGCTGCGTACTTCATCCAAGATTGCGGCTTTCCAAGTATTCCTGCAGAAACAGTTCGTCTTCGTAGAGAGGCTCTGCTCCAATGGAAACCTGTAGCAGAGCTGGGACTCTGAGCAGCCTATGGCCATGGGGTCTAGCTATACACCCAAGAGATCTGTGGTATCTTTTCTTCAGAGTTTTGCCCAAACTGCTGGTGTTTCCTCACAGTTTACTGAAGAAGTTTCGAAAAGATGAACATGTTCATGCATCACTGATGAAACTGGATACTGTGGTGGGCGTGATGCCGGAACTGCCGCAGGATATGTTGATGGTTATCTTTGCCAACCTTCAGATCCCTGACCTCATACGTGCGGGTTCTGTCTCTTCCTCTTGGCATGCCGCCTACACCAGTCTGCGTGATCTCGGGCAGTACAAAAAGTCCCAGACGCCATGCCTGCTCTACACCTCTGAATCTGCTGGTGAGAATGTTGCGTGTCTCTACAGCCTCGTGGAACAGAGGGAATACAAGTTAACTCTCCCAGAGCCACCCATCCGTAGTCGGTTTCCGATCGGGTCCTCCAATGGCTGGCTGATTACTGCAGATGAGAGGTCTGAGCTGCACCTTGTCAATCCAATCACTGGTGAACAGATTGCTCTCCCGTCAGTGATTACCATCAAGCAAGTGAAGCCCATCTTTGATGACTCAGGCACTATCAACATGTACGAGCTATCATACCACAGTGGCAGGGCGCCTGAGATATATGCTCTCAATGATCTGCGTGAGCACCTCTACTTCAAGGCATTTGTGTTTCCTGATCTGTCCACTGGAAGTTACATTGTGGTGCTCATCCACAATCCGTACCAACAGCTTTCGTTTGCAAGAGCAGGGGATGATAAGTGGAACTTGCTGCTACCCAACACACGTTATAGAGATTGCATGTGCATGGATGGTCTGTTGTATGCATTGACATCACTTGGAGAAATCCACGCGTATGATCTCACTGCCTCCACTGTCACAATGAAGGTCATTATGGACCGGGTGAAGTTTATTCACGAGAGCATGTACATCATTCCGGCTCCTTGGGGTGATCTGCTGCAAGTTTGGAGGATAGTAGATCATCCAATGCACGTGGAACAGGATGCACCGGGGATAGTATATCATCCAGGGCAGGAAGTTTGGAGGATAGTAAATCATCCAGAGCACGAGGAAGAGGATGGTGATGTACTAGGGATATTAAATCATCCAGatcaggaggatgaggatggtgATGCACCGGGGATAGTAAATGCTCCAGAGCAGGAGGATGAGCGCGTACGATATATTACAAAGAAAATCATAGTATACAAAGTGGACATGGCTGCAAAAGAGCTTGTGAAAATTAACAGCTTGCCACACCATATGTTATTTCTTGGGCATAACCAAACACTCTGTCTTGGTGCTGCAGAACATCCGCAATTGAAGGCCAATCATGCCTACTTCACTGATGATCATGACGAACTGATTATGCTATTAAAGAATCATACTCGTGATATAGGAGTTCTCAACTTGGAAAATAGCAGAAGGAAGGAAATTGTGTCTCAGATTTGCTCCAACTGGCCTTGTCCCACATGGATAATACCCAATCTTGCAAAGATGAATTTGGCATTCAGCAAATaagcttatttttttatttatctagGGTATTAAAATTCTGGAACCCTCTTTTGTAttgttaatttttatttaaataaaagGCTGTAATTCAGATATCAGAAAAATAATGCGAAGATAGGGAGGTGGAAAAGTTCTGGCTGCTCTATGGCTCTATGAATCAGtaccataaaaaaaattgttttcatgTGCAAACATCATGAAGGTATTACTCCTGGTGTAAATTTATCATTTAGGGCTTTGATTTGACTTTTAGTTGGTGGGACATATAGTTGCATACTTGTTTTGTTCCTTAGTACTTACATATGCTCGAAGTTGTCTTGGGTCTCGTACTTGACTGACAAAAGGTAAATATCTTGTTTTTTTGGGTTAATTTGAGTGCTGATATTGTGCTGTGCTCTGGTCTAGCTATGAATTGTGATGCTGCATTGAAACTAGCTGAAATGCTGCTAACATTGTTGGAACCTAGTAAGTTCATCAAGTTGTAGTTGTGCTGTACTGGTGGGGGAGGTCCTAGACCTCGGGCATCCAGGAGCCGTGATAGCTTCCTGGCTGCCgttagagagaggagaggggtgCTAGAAGAGGTAGGGCAaacttagggtctgtttgttttttattgtgattttaaCAATATAGATTTTGATTCTCATAATCTAGAATTTGGACTGTACAATCTAGAACAAACAACATCAGATTATTACAATCTCTCCCCTTCCCCTACAGACTCGCTCTCTCCCCTACAGACTGCTGCCATTCCCCTTCACCATCAATTGTTGCATTGCCTCTCCGCATGAGTACCAAACCGACAGCAGCACTCGCGCCGAGTCCTCCAAGCACCGGATGCACTCCGTCCCTGTGCGGTCGCCATGCACTGTGCCTGCCCGAACACCGTTTCTCCACCATATGTTGGGCCCATGCCTCTAGTCGCCCAAGCCACGTCCACTGTCACGTCCGAGACCAAGTCTGCGTTGTTCGTGACACGTGTCACCATGAGCCTAGCCGCCGCGATGAACATCCGATGGAAGCATCCGCGTTCGGTCCCCGGTGCCGCCGTCGTAGAACCACCGGTAGAAGCCATCCTCGCGCTCGCGGGCTGATGACGAGGCGTTGGATGCATTCGTCGCGTCGGAGCCGGACTGCATGGTACCGAAGCCTGTGGGCGAGGTTGCGGCCTAAGGGAGGAGGCGGACGACGCTGGCGTTCTTGAACCCGGTTTCTTCTCTCTATAATTTAACGTTATGTTTGTAACGAAAATGGTGGGTAAATACATGCTATAATCTGATAGAAGCAACATTTTCCTGAATTGTGGATTGTTGTACAATCTGGCTCCAGATTATAGATTCTAGATTGTACaattattttgtttgttttagattCTGATTTTAGAAGCTAGAATCCacaatcagaataaaaaacaaacatacccttagAGGCTTCTTATTGCTTGCATAGATTGATAatggcatgcatatatatagccAGCCTTAACATAATCTGTAAGGAAACTAACAATCTAAACGCTAATGGAAAAGACAAATCCTGAAGATATGATATCGAAACCTAGGAAATATAGAATATGTCTTAACTAAATTGATGCCTTGGTGCCTTAGCCCTCAGGCTGCTGAGTTGGCTAGGGTTGCACGACCTGCCTGGCACCCACGGCACTGGTTGGTCTTGCTGTACATAGCAACTTAAACTGGATACACTATTTTTGGTTCTGAATTGTCTATGAACTGTGAATTGTGTTCAGCAGAGGAAAAGGATGCAAGCTTTGTTCGATAGCATGAAAAGCATATTTCATAGAAAGACTAGTTTGATGTCGAAAGTCCTGGGGCAATTGCGTTCTTACTCCTATTTTACAATGCAACTGTGATTTTACCCTTACTTATAGACTTTGTGATTTTGCCCCTCTTTTTTCGGAACGAAGGAGCCATTTGCCCCTAGTTTCAACTCTCGTTAGGGGCAGCCCGATTAAaggaattaaaaaagaaaaaatggttGGAAAATGACTAAATGACCGCATtgccctctcttcctcccttctTTGTCCCATGACCCATCCCgtgccccctctctccctcgtCCCTCTCttgtgctcctctctctctctctcgttttttTCTTCCCGTTCGGCACTACACAGAGGAGGTTGCCCACGTGGCCGGCGATGCCTGTTGGCCATCCCATCACTGCGTTACCAGAGCAAGTGGCTAGGCCGAGCATGCCTTAACTCTCCTCACCACTCCCCTCTACTTTCCCCTCCCCATTCTGCCTCTCCAGAGCCGCACGCGCATAGCTGAGCCGAGCAACAAACCGCCGCCCATCTTTCCCCACCGCACCAGCCAAATTCAATGAAATCCAACCAGATTTGAGCACACCGAGCTTAGGGGAGAGCAGCTAGAGGTCGCTTGAAGCTTCACCAGCCTTCTTTCGTGTGAATCCACCCCTTCCCCGAGCGAATCGGCAGGCACATGGCCGTCTTCTTCATCTTCAGTGGCCTGCTCCACCCATCACCAACGGACCAACATCACCCAAGCCGTTCCCTCTCAACCAGCTGTGCGGTGAGCACCGTCCGACCCCGGTGAATATTTTACACATGCTTTTTCCCTCACAACATGACACCGGCTCGGCCAACTACATGCGCCGTCCGGCAAGGCTCATCGAACCCTAACCCCTCAAATAAGCTCGCAGTTGTGCACTGGTGCTACTGCAGGGTTTCGTTGGGCACCCCATCGATGAGATTGCCGCCGGTAAGGCCACCGTCACATCCTGGGCGCGTGCCGGCAAATTGCCATGGCAGTGTTGACCGAGATCAAGCTAGACCCGGTCAATTGGACCTCGAGTCCCACCCTGTTGTGTCAGCCTCCGGTGTTTTTGCCACTAGAGGAGGAGGCGCCCATTGTGGCCTCTGTGAGGCTAGAGAGAGATGACATGGTAGCTAGGTGGCTAAAACCGGGTGATGTGGTAGGGATTCATTTCAGATATGTCTTCATCAACATCACGCGCTATATCTGAAGATTGCGTTTGCCCCCATTCCATTAAGAACACTTAACGGTGTTAATTCAGCTGTAAAAAGACATGTATGCCTTTGCAGATTTGACCCCACTTTTCTTAGGACTTTGTGATTTTACCCCTgttttgacatcaagcattttGACAAATTTTGGAAGTATTTTGACAGCAAAACTTGATAGAATTTGCAtatattttaaatgaaaaaaatccattttactcccccgaACTATGCTGTTGGTCTGGATAACCCCTTGAACTATTAAATCGTTTGTTTTACTCCCTCAAACTTTGAATACCGGATCATATAACCCCTTGAGACCGGTTTTACAAGTTGTTTTGCCACCGTTGCTACCACATCACCTGGTTTTAGACACCTAGCTGCCATgtcatctctctctctggcCTCGCAGAGGCCACAATGGGCGCCTCCTCCTCTAGTGGCAAAAGCACTAGAGGCTGACCCAGCTATAAACACAGCAGGGTGGGACTCGAGGTCCAATTGATCGTATCTGGCTTGACCTCGGTCAACACTACCATGCCAATTTGCCGGCACGTGCCTAGGATGTGATGGCGGCCTTATCGGTGGCGATCTCACCGATGGGGCACGCAACGAAACCCTGCATAGTCGTGCAGCCCTAGCCAACTCAGCAACTTGAGGGCTAAGGCACCAAGGCATCAATTTAGTTAAGACATATTCTATATTTCCTAGGTTTCGATATCATATCTTCAGGATTTTCCTTTTCCATTAGCGTTCAGATTGTTAGTTTCCTTACAGATCATGTTAAGGCTggctatatatatgcatgccatTATCAATCTATGAAAGAAATAAGAAGCctctaagggtctgtttgttttttattctaacTGTGAATTCTagcttctaaaatcataatctaaaacaaacaaaatgATTCTACAATCCAAAATCTATAATGTGGGGCTAGATTGTACAACAATCCATAATTCAGGTAAATGTTGCTTCTATTAGATTATAGCATATATTTACCCACCATTGCCGTTACAAACATAACGTTTCGTTACAGAGAGAAGAAACCGGGTTCAAGAATGCTAGCGCCGTCTGCCTCCTCCCTTAGGCTGCAACCTTGCCCACAGGCTTCGCCACCACACCGTCCAGCTCTGACGCGATGGATGCATCCAACGCCTCATCGTCGGCCCACGAGCACGAGGATGGCTTCTACCGGTGGTTCTACGATGGCGGCGTCGGGGATCGAATGCGGACCGCTTCCACCGGACGTTCGTCATGGCAGCCAGGCTCATGGTGACGCGTGTCACAAACATCGCATACTTGGTGTCGGACGCAGCAGCAGACGTGGCTCGGGCGACCAGAGGCATAAGCCCAACATATGGTGGAGAAATGGTGTTCGGGCAGGCACAATGCATGGGCGACTGCAGTGGGACGGAGTGCATCCGGTGCTTGGAGGACTCGACGCGAGTGGTGCTGTCGATTTGGTACTCATGGGGAGAGGCAACGCAATAGTTGGTGGTAAAGGGGAACGACAGCAGTCTGTAGGGGAGAGAGCGAGTCTGTAGGGGAAGGGGAGAGATTGTAATAATCTGATGTTGTTTGTTCTAGATTGTACAGTCCATATTCTAGATTATGAGAATCAAAATCTAGATTGttaaaatcacaataaaaaataaacagaccCTAAGTTTGCCCTACCTCTTCTAtcacccctctcctctctctcaagGTAGCTAGTAAGCCATCACGGCTCCTGGACGCCCGGGGTCTAGGACCTCTCCCACCAGTACAGCACAACTACAATTTGATGAACTTACTAGGTTCCAACAATGTTAGCAGCATTTCAGCAAGTTTCAATGCAGCATCACAATTCACAGCTAGACCAGAGCATCGCACAATATCAGCACTCAAAttaacccaaaaaaaaagatatttacCTTTTGTAAGTCAAGTACGAGACCCAAGACAGCTTCGAGCATATGTAAGTACTAAGGAACAAATTTTGGATGAAACAAGTATGCAACTATATGTCCCACCAACTAAAAGTCAAATAAAAGCCCTAAATGATAAATTTACACCAGGAGTAATACCTTCATGATGTTTGCAcatgaaaacaattttttttatggtaCTGATTCATAGAGCCATAGAGCAGCCagaactcttcctcctccctttctTCCCATTATTTTTCTGATATCTGAATTACAGCcttttatttaaataaaaattaacaaTACAAAAGAGGGTTCCAGAATTTAATACCcgagataaataaaaaaataagcttATTTGCTGAATGCCAAATTCATCTTTGCAAGATTGGGTATTGTCCATGTGGGACAAGGCCAGTTGGAGCAAATCTGAGACACAATTTCCTTCCTTGTGCTATTTTCCAAGTTGAGAACTCCTATATCACGAGTATGATTCTTTAATAGCATAATCAGTTCCTCATGATCATCAGTGAAGTAGGCATGATTGACCTTCAATTGCGGGTGTTCTGCAGCACCAAGACAGAGTGTTTGGTTATGCCCAAGAAATAACATATGGTGTGGCAAGCTGTTAATTTTCACAAGCTCTTTTGCAGCCATGTCCACTTTGTATACTATGATTTTCTTTGTAATATATCGTACGCGCTCATCCTCTTGCTCTGGAGCATTTACTATCCCCGGTGCATCACCATCCTCGTCCTCCTGATCTGGGTGATTTAATAACCCTGGTGGATCACCATCCTCTTCTTCGTGCTCTGGATGATTTACTATCCTCGAAACTTCCTGCCCTGGATGATATACTATCCCTGGTGCATCTTGTTCTTCGTGCATTGGATGATCTACTATCCTCCAAACTTGCAGCAGATCACCCCAAGGAGCCGGAATGATGTACATGCTCTCGTGAATAAACTTCACCCGGTCCATAATGACATTCATTGTGACAGTGGAGGCAGTGAGATCATAAGCGTGGATTTCTCCAAGTGATGTCAATGCATACAACAGACCATCCATGCACACGCAATCTCTATAACGTGTGTTGGGTAGCAGCAAGTTCCACTTATCATCCCCTGCTCTTGCAAACGAAAGCTGATGGTACGGATTGTGGATGAGCACCACAATGTAGCTTCCAGTGGACAGATCAGGGAACACAAATGCCTTGAAGTAGAGGTGCTCACGCTGATCATTGAGAGCATATATCTCAGGCGCCCTGCCACTGTGGTATGATAGCTCGTACATGTTGATAGTGCCTGAGTCATCAAAGATGGGCTTCACTTGCTTGATGGTAATCACTGACGGGAGAGCAATCTGTTCACCAGTGATTGGATTGGCAAGGTGCAGCTCAGACGTTTCATCTGCAGTAATCAGCCAGCCATTGGAGGACCCGATCAGAAACTGACTACGGATGGGTGGCTCTGGGAAAGTTAACTTGTATTCCCTCTGTTCCACGAGGCTGTAGAGACACGCAACATTCTCACCAGTAGATTCAGAGGCGTAGAGCAGGCATGGCATCTGGGACTTTTTGTACTGCCTAAGATCGCGCAGACTGGTGTAGGCGGCATGCCAAGAGGAAGAGACAGAATCCGCACGTATGAGGTCAGGGATCTGAAGGTTGGCAAAGATAACCATCAACATATCCTGCGGCAGCTCCGGCATCACGCCCACCACAGTATCCAGTTCCTTTAGTGATGCATGAACATGTTCATCTTTTTGAAATTTCTTCTGTAAACTGTGAGGAAACACCAGCAGTTTGGGCAAAACTTTGAAGAAAAGATACCACAGATCTTTGTTACTGCATTGGGGTAAGAATGCAATTGCCCCCTATTTTTATTCGTCCTTCTGAGTTTGTGGTGTTTCCGGTTGTCATCTTTGCTACTGCATTGGAACTGATGTTGTACAACTTTTATAGGTGTTTGGTTCTCCAATGAAATTGATGCGATGCTTTCACTAATTGTTTGAAAGAAATGAACATACTGTTTCTTCATTAGTTTAAAGGCAACTTTGTGCGGTAAGCATCCTAATGTCATGTACCATGCAAGGTGCTTTGGCATGAGTGCTTAAAGAGAGATAATGTTGACACATCATTAATCACTTGTATAAAAACTCTTCTCTCCAAAGCATAGCCCTAATCCCATCGTGTGATTAGGCTCCGCAAGACGCCGTCGATCTACTCGAGAGAACCTCCATCACACACCCATGGAGGCACCACGACAAGATCGTCCCTCTAGTAGATCCATAGTTCCGCTTCGACTAGCTAGGAGTAGATCCATACACCCCCTTATATTAGTAAACTCCTATTTCCCTGGTATAATCAATGCAAGACAGGACATAGTGTTATTATTAGGAAGTAGGTTCAAACCTCTATAAATCTCTGTGTCTTCCTATGCGTGTACGCGGGTGCAAGGTACCactatacatataaataaatacTTGTTGTATCGACTTTTTATTTCATCAACAGCTGGCACCATTCATAGGGATTCATTTCAGATATGTCTTCATCAACATCACGTGCTAAATCTCCGGTGTCTAGTTACTCAGACTTCGGGTTCTACATTGACATCAGACCTAAGATCTACGCGGAACCATGCAGGAGGGTCTAGGATCCTCGATCAGTCCAGATTAACTTCGATCTGCCCTTGGCAGGTCAAGACGATCGTCCACACGATTGTATGGTCTACGAGCCAATAGTTCCTACCACACCTACGACCCTAATTGCCATTGATCCCCTACGTCAGGGACTCGATGAGTATATCCCTAAGAATGAAACTCGCTTATCGGAGTTTGACGCATCTTGTGGGATGATGACAACTTCTACGCTGTCAATATGGTTGAGATAACCCCGACCACCAAGAATGTCAACAATGTTTCTCCACAACATCCTCCTCTCACGGATACCGAGACTAAGGCTGTGAACATCCAACAACCCAATCCTACTCAAAAGCGAGTTCACAGGAAAGACAAGGGAAAATTCCGTCAGCTACATTATGATGACACTCCCATATAAGGCGACGATGGCACTACAACAAATTTGCTAATTTGTGACGTTCTATAAATGCCATGgttacatgattttttttggcaCAAAGTATAGTCTATGATGATTAGGTGAGGAAAATGTGACCGTCACCAATTGCACATCTCTGATTGCAATCGGTGATGGAAATCACTATTTTTGTCATAGTTTTCTATGACGATCCTACTTCGTCataaatttatgaaaaaaataatcgTCATGGTTTAGCCAATTATCATCACAAAGTAGTGTCTATCACTACATAAGAAACACACAAACCACATTAGTGACTGCTGCTTAGTCCACGTCACTAATGTACTATTAATGACGGGCCTTATgaggacccatcactaatgtgaccCCAAGCTGGGACCAGTctcagacccgtcactaatatgaagtcattagtgatggatgagaAAATAGCACGTCAATAATGATAGTAGTGAAGGGTCACTtaacaacctgtcactaatgactgtgTCATTTGTGATGGGTTACAAAGGGATCACTAATTAGTGCCAGGTGATAACAACACCTGTCATTAATGTGCAACTTGGGCTGTGGCCCAAGCGGCCTTTCTGGTCTAGGTGGGGGGAGCAGGTGCCCGATATAAAAGGCTAGGTCACTGTGGCAGTTTACCCTAATCGAGTAGGGAGGCCCCATGCACGTCGACAGCACACCCGATCCGGCGGCAGTAGCCACAAATCGAGCACAATCCTCCCCTACTCACCAGATCCGTGCTGGGAATGATGCTCCCGCGTGGTACAGGGCGCTCAGATCAGGTGGCGCCTTGGGTCCAAAGAGGTGACAGGTGGTGGAAGGACTTTGGTGAGTGCTCAGGCGaggattcgtgctttggtgagTGCGAGAACTACGAATTTGTAGATCTGGGGCCCGTGCTCTTACATCGGCGGTGCCTCGGGTCCAAGGCGAGGACAAGCCACTGCGCGACTCATGGGCTCTAGTCTGAGGGCCACAAGGCAGTGGCGCTCCTCCTCCATAGCCTTGTGTTCGAGGTGTTTGGCATGGACATCCTAGCCAGATCCGCCTCCCTCTTCACCGATAGCTTTAGCGGCTACCTCCGCATGCTCCTCTCCATCGATGTCTTCGGCGCCATCCGCTAGCTCGCGCAGTTTTTACTCACCGACGTGACCAAGGACTACCTCGTACTTAGCTCCGACTCGCGCCTCCTCGTCATCCTCGAGTACTGCCCCGACGGCAACCGCCTCAACAAGAAAACAGACAAGGACCTCAAACTGCCAGTCACTTTCATGATCACGATGCTCCAGTCCATCCAGGTACCTTGCTTTCCCCGCTGTGCTCTTGCTTGCTGGGGATGTAAAGGACTATGTAATGGATCTAGCAACAACTAGTATCTTAATGTTACTTTTTTTAAATGACCCATTTTAGATGTATTTTCTTGTGTATTTAAGGTTTACAAATTAGCTTGTCTTCTATTTGTAGAAATATGGTGAAGACTTACTCCCTTCTATCCTGGATGCATTGAATGAGAGAAGAGctattctttctcttctttttttaggtAGCATCTCATCCAAAGTTTTCTTTATCCTGTGttgagaaggagagaagagctaTTCTTTCTAAGCTTCAAATGATGAACACAATTGAGTAGTCTTGAGAGAAGAGCTAAATGTTTCGCCAATAATTCCTGTTATAGTATTTGCTAAATGAACAAACTGCACTAGCCTTTGCTATAATGCTTGCAAGGTTTTTTGCTTTGCATCTTTAGTTAGATTAATTGTGTCATCCGTCATGTAAACAACAGTGCTTGCCGAATATGATCCGATAGAACATAATAGAGGAAGAACAAAACTCATTTTCAATTcccatttatttatttatttgttttttaaacacACATCAGTGACGAGACTGATGtgaagtcatcagtgacgggtccaGACCTATCACTGATGTGAAGTCATTAATGACACATTCGGAGTGATGGAgattttacccgtcactaatgaggcttagtacccgtcactaatgtggattTATGAGGTAGTGTGTGGTGCCCGCCACGTCAGTCCTTTGCCAGGAAATATGACATGGCAAATGATGTGGATGCCAAGCTAGATCTAACGTGGCTAGGGTGTTTGATGTGGAAAATGGCATGGATGCCGAGCTGACATGACATATGATGTGGATGCCAAGCTGACATGGCTAGGCAGTTTGACATGGCAAAATGACATGGATGCTGAGCTGTATCTAATGTGGCTAGATATTGTGACGAATTATTGTCATAACTTCTCAATTATACAGTATGTAATATATTAGCATTTCCAAAAAGTATTCATGCATACACTTGCAACCATATAAGTATACACAATCAATTATACAAGTGCATGATCTCTCAACCGCACTCATAAAGTTACAATAATAGCGGCAATGAACAACAAGCACTCCTTACACCCATGCATAGACATAACAAGAAGCTCCTGAACATTGAGGCTGAATCAGAGGCTTCCTCCCGCTCCAACTACAAGAACTAACAATACCCAATTAATTCATGTTGTGATTTAAAAGCAATGAAAGAAAACTGAAGACaatttattcatgttttctatgattACTAGGCGAGGCAAGCATGTGCTTCAGTATGTACTAAGTGCCAAATGAAACTACGAGATTCATTTAGAGTATAAACAATTAAAGTAAACACAACATGTGCTTCAATATGTACATAGTGTTTTGTTACTTTAGCATTCCATAACTTTAGAGCTAGACAAACCCAAATTTGACCAGACAAATGGAAAGCAATTATTTTCTGGCAAATAAGAATTAAAATGGCAATGCCCATAGTTCTATTGACTGAAATGACACCCATATAATTAATACAACTTGTCAGGATAAGCTAAAAAGGAGAACATGTCAGGAAACAAGAAGTTTGTCTTCTATAATGATAATTATATGATTGAAGGATTTGAATCTTGTTCTATGGTTGAGCATAATACGGAGACATAGAACAAACCAAGAGGCTTTGATCTTAAGCACTATCCTTCAAGATTGATAGACCAAAGCAAGTAGGTAGGTGTTCATAACTTAAAGCACTACAAGCATGTTTGAAATCTCCCTTTGAGCACCAGGGACCTATAACAACTCAACCTTGACTTGACATAAACATAAACCATTGAAGAAAGAATGTAGTCTACTTCATATATTATTAGCACTTCATATATTATTAGTATCAACCACTTGAATAGAGTATCAGATATTATCAACTTGAACTGAAAGAGACCAGAGTGAAGCATATTTTGGTTTGCAGAATTTCTTATTTTTGGCAAAGCATATTGAGCCAACACAAGAATAGCTTCTATACAACTGGATATTTCACTCAATCACCATTTCACAAGCCACAAATGTTGTCAATAGAGAGAGTGTTGGGGAACgagcaggctacgctagcctaaaacaaaaattttctactgcattcacccaggaaaccatgctaataagagatcatagatcgttactgCTCGACGGGCAGTGcagaagaagaagagttggagtaga
Protein-coding regions in this window:
- the LOC133896406 gene encoding uncharacterized protein LOC133896406; its protein translation is METCSRAGTLSSLWPWGLAIHPRDLWYLFFRVLPKLLVFPHSLLKKFRKDEHVHASLMKLDTVVGVMPELPQDMLMVIFANLQIPDLIRAGSVSSSWHAAYTSLRDLGQYKKSQTPCLLYTSESAGENVACLYSLVEQREYKLTLPEPPIRSRFPIGSSNGWLITADERSELHLVNPITGEQIALPSVITIKQVKPIFDDSGTINMYELSYHSGRAPEIYALNDLREHLYFKAFVFPDLSTGSYIVVLIHNPYQQLSFARAGDDKWNLLLPNTRYRDCMCMDGLLYALTSLGEIHAYDLTASTVTMKVIMDRVKFIHESMYIIPAPWGDLLQVWRIVDHPMHVEQDAPGIVYHPGQEVWRIVNHPEHEEEDGDVLGILNHPDQEDEDGDAPGIVNAPEQEDERVRYITKKIIVYKVDMAAKELVKINSLPHHMLFLGHNQTLCLGAAEHPQLKANHAYFTDDHDELIMLLKNHTRDIGVLNLENSRRKEIVSQICSNWPCPTWIIPNLAKMNLAFSK
- the LOC133895049 gene encoding putative F-box protein At4g22180 — encoded protein: MAKHEEAKKAREKDSSVTFSDSSASSDNSGVGYYIHFRSGRLQMSNKDLWYLFFKVLPKLLVFPHSLQKKFQKDEHVHASLKELDTVVGVMPELPQDMLMVIFANLQIPDLIRADSVSSSWHAAYTSLRDLRQYKKSQMPCLLYASESTGENVACLYSLVEQREYKLTFPEPPIRSQFLIGSSNGWLITADETSELHLANPITGEQIALPSVITIKQVKPIFDDSGTINMYELSYHSGRAPEIYALNDQREHLYFKAFVFPDLSTGSYIVVLIHNPYHQLSFARAGDDKWNLLLPNTRYRDCVCMDGLLYALTSLGEIHAYDLTASTVTMNVIMDRVKFIHESMYIIPAPWGDLLQVWRIVDHPVNAPEQEDERVRYITKKIIVYKVDMAAKELVKINSLPHHMLFLGHNQTLCLGAAEHPQLKVNHAYFTDDHEELIMLLKNHTRDIGVLNLENSTRKEIVSQICSNWPCPTWTIPNLAKMNLAFSK